TCCTTGAGAAGATTAATTAAAGGACATGCTACACTTTCTCACTCTAAGATGTGACATGGGCACAGCTTCAGAGGCTCCCTTCAAAAGCTTTTGCCAACAGGGCTAGTTAGTCAGCTTCTCATTActgcaacaaaatacctgaaataatcaacttataaggaggaaagtttttgttgtttttttttttttgcctcatagTTCGGgggatttcagttcatgatcaattggccccattgtttggggcctgtgccaaggcagcatatcatggcaaGAGTgtgtggtagagcaaagctgtTCATTTCATGATGGCAGGAAGCAAAAGACACTTTCTAACCCCTCCAAGGACATGtcccagtgacctaaagacctcccactaggacccacctcttaaaggtcccaccacctctcaatagcacCAAGTTGGGGACTAAGCCTTTGAACAACTGGCTTTGAGGGGCATTCCAGAACCAACCTACAGCAAGTGCAGAACCCAAGATATAAGTGCTGAGGAGTCAATGACACAGACATGACACCTTGGCCACAGGGGCTACTAGCAGAAAGCCCACAAATGCAGCAGCAGTGGAGGAGGCGAATCAAAGACTTGCATGCCAaaccaggaaaaacaaaatacaacgtGGCCAAGAGTCCTGCACTTTAtacttgaagatttttttcctttccttttctttctttctttctttctaaagatTTTTGCTTATAGGTAATAAATCAAAAAATACACCCACattgggctgggtatgtggctcacaggtggatcacttgcctagcatgtgtgaggccatggattccatccccaataccagaagagaaagagagagggagggagggagggagagaaaggcaggcaggcaggcaggctgaCCCACCAAAAGTGTACATGAAATTCTTTTGCTTATCTTGGGAGTTGAAAATGACCTCTCTCTATGCATATTCCATTGCAATGCCTCACAAGACTACTTTAATGTAAACGAAAACATTACTTTATTTGACAGTGGTTCGTTCAAGCACGCATAAGTGTGACAGGGTGGATGTGATGTCATAGGTAGGTCCCTTCCCTTGCAGCTTTCTCTGTGCAGGGTGAACAGCAGAAGCCCTGTTGGAGGGTTGGCACAAAGCCCATAAGTGGCCAGTAATGGCACCCCCTTCCAGGGTCTGAGAATCTCAGGGTGCCCAAGAGTCACAGCAAAGGGATGTTACAGTGAGGCTCCCTGATGGCCCACCCTACCTGCCTCTATAAGGAAAAATATTAGCAGATGTAGGATAATTGTAGATTGATTCAGCCCAGCAGATACACCTTTAACTGAAAAGAACGCACCTTTTGTTACTCCCAGTCCAGCTCATTGGAATTTGTTGGTCAAAGTGGGATCGATATTTTGAGTAAGGTTTTTAAGAGAACAGCTTGTCTTCTTAAACAACTAGCCAACACTCTTGTGATTAAAAATAGACAAGGGCGCCAGCATTGCCTGGATGTCTGCTTTATTAAAACACTCATGTTCTGTAGACATTTTAGCTCTGAATGCATCTTGGTTTgataatagaaatttttttccaaattgttgtGTATGATTCTAGTTTTAATATGTCTGTCAAGTAAAAACTTTGACAGCTGTCATCATGGAATGAACAATAATAACATTATACTGAATACTGTTGTGCTTAAGGATGTTGGGAAGAGGATCTGTGAGAGGCTAATAAATTACATGTCCTTTATAACATGCTGTCATTCTTAGCCATTGCTTCTTGTAGACTTTAGTCAAAATTTAATAATAGATAGATCCCATCATGTGACAATAGACAGGGAACCGCATTGACTTTACTATGCAATGAGACATTCATCCTGCTTTCTCAGCACACTCTCATGCTCATCATGTGTTAGTAACTGTAAGTTTCttgtttttatagaaaataaacatagaTGCCCAGGCTACACTccaaaatcaggaaatgggtatGTCTACGAATGAGTCCCTGGGCTCTGGATGTTACAAAGCTTCCTTGGTGATCCTGAAGCACACCCAGGGCCGAGAACCATTGAGAGGGTTGAGAGAAGAGATGGGGAAAGCAAAGGAGGCCTGAGAGTCCAGCCCTGAGGGCACAGAAACGCAGAGAAGCCTTGGGGGACTGAAGAGGAGCTGGGGACAACAATGCTTGACCCCTACTTAGGCACGAGGGGACAGCAGGGCAGACTGCACTTTAGGGAAGGGTGATTCTGAGCTAGGGTGGAAGTGCTTGCAGCCTCCATGGAAATTCTACATCTCTTTTTCTGGTAGCCATGATGGCTGCAAGGGTGAGCCAGAAGCTGAGGGTGGAGCTTGATCAAAAGAGACAGGGAGGTGGGATGGTTCCCCACAAAGCGCCCAAGGAGGAGCTCTGCTGTGTCCTCAGAATGGTGACCCCACACAAGTAGAGATGTTCATATTCCCAGGAAAGTGTGAGGGGAGCCCAAGGGGACCTGGTGACTTCCTCAGCCTTGCTATCACCCCTGAAGGCCTGACTCAGGCACAGCAACTCAGAGTCACACCATCAAGGTTGTTGTTACATTCTCCAGAGCCAGCGCTTGCTGGGGGCAGCCCACCCTGAACTCCCCAAGGACGTTGTCACTTGAGAGATCTTCCTTTGGCCCAGACGCAACTGTTGCCCCCTTCTCATCCTCCCACTCGAGCCAATACCTCACACCTTCCTAAGGGACAGAGCAGAGCCAGCAGAGACTCTGGGATCTGGCAAAATGGCTAGTGAGAAAATACCTTCATTTCCTGCCTGACAGATCATCACAAATGTCTCCACTCTGCAGCTCTGGGAGGTAATGGGGGCAAGatcatatttcagaaatattaacCTATGCTTCCTGCATGAGACAACTGGAGCTTCGGTGCCCATTGCCACAGGGGAGGGTGACAGAGGAGAAGCCTAGTCTTGGCCTTGGAGTTTCAAAAGGCTGATCCTCACAGTGGGTAGCAAGAACTCAGGACACAGACTGTGGATTTGGCCGAATATAAATATGATGGGTTAGAGGACCAAGGTCTCCTCTCTCCCCATTGGTAAAGGTTCCATAGGTTGGGATGGGCTGGAGATGGCAGTGGACATTTATGGGGTCCctaagaaaaggggaaaagtcTGAAGGGGAAGGGGTATGTATGATAAATACCTCATACAGGTGAGGAGAGTCTAAGGGTAGAAGAGCCTGGTGCCCCGTGTTCCCAGTAGAGTCTGGAAAAAATGGTAAGATGTAGGGTAGAACAGGATACTAGCTGTACAGCTCAGCACATGGGCCTGGAACAGCCTCATAGAGCTTCCAAAAcccagagggatggagggactgGAGCTAAAATGTCTTGCTTGCCCCAAGCACAGTCAGGCTCCAACAGGCTTTGGGAGTAAGGGAGCACATGGCAATGTCTGTGACTGTGCACACCAATGATCGACCAACTGCCAACAGGGATGTTTCAGCAGGTACTGGCATGGTGGATGCTGCACTGGGGAACAAAGGCTTATGCTACTTAAAGTTTTCCAAACTTAGTCCCAGGAAAAGATGGGAAGAGACTCCAAATTGACTAGATCAATTTCCACCACCTGGTATGGGGTTCATAATAGAAATTGCATTCAGTGTTAGAAACATAGCTATTTCTTACAAGCTCGAGTTTTATAGACTGGGTTTTACCTACCatgtaataaattaataaatattttatgatttttgttataaagaaaacatttttttaaaagtcagtggaATAACATTCTATGCACAAAAGAAACGCCACTTGCTGCTTTTGTCAATCGTAGACTTTTCCTCCAAGTCTTACATTCAGAAAGCAGAAGGATCTTCAGAAAGTTAGGTTAAACACCTAGCATTTTGAGtggaatttataaaaattcaagttcATGGCTTGTTCtttttgcatttgtgtttttGATTGCTCATTTTCAGGGATCCAAATACAAGGTCATCTGTCACTGGTGAGAGATAAGGCATTTTCTGGACTACCATGGAGAGAAGACCCCCACCATCAGACAGTTCTACAAGTAACTGCTGTTCCATTGTGACCCTAGCAGCCCTGAAATGACCACGCCAGGAGGGTAGAAGGGCAGCAGCAAAGTTATAGGGAACCACTAAAGTGGTCCCCATGGGGAAAGAACAGTTGGGTCTCCCAGGTGCGAGCCAAACACAGTCCAGAAGCCCAGGAATCCAGAGCCCTTGAATAAGCCTACAGGCTACTGGCTCACTATCACATCCCAACCAGCCCGATCCAGGTAGGGGAAAGGGATATGAGTGCATATGGGGCACAGATGGCCCTGGGGTAGTCCCAGTGCCTGTGCTTCAGGGACCTCCAGCCTTGACTCAGTTGTTCTCCTTAATTTCATCATCCCACAGTGCACTGGGCATGCCCAAGAACTTTGGGGAGTATAGGCAGGGCAAGGACAATCAGGAAGGCTGGAGAAGCCtgtgaggaagagagaagggaacatAGTGACCAAATAGGGAGGGGAGTTGCCTTCCCAATAGGAGAGTTGTGCCATTCACTGTCAACAGGTGAAAACTGTCCCCCATCCCTCTGCAAACCTCTAGCAAACGTTACAGGGAAAGAGTCTGCGATCACAACAAATTTACCACGGTGAGCACTAGGTGTGGGCACCTTATTTTAAGGGAGCTTAGTTCTTACTGAGGATAGAAATTCCATTTGACAAAGGTTTATTAGCTTGCTTCCCTCCAGGGGTTCTGCTCAGCTATGAGAGGGGCCACTGCCATCTTCATGGTGCCCCAGTCTGAGATCTAGGAAACTAAAAAGTTATAGGGGCTGATCCAAGGGCCGGGGGCAAAGCCTACCTGGAACAGAGCTGACTTGGCAAACAGATGGGGAAAGATGAAATCTGGGTCCCCTGCTCCTTTCCTTGTCTTCAGGGTATGGAAGGTGAGGGGAATAGGAGTGAGGACTCGTCTTCTCAGGCACCGAGGGCATCAATGCCAGCAGGGCTCAGCACCAGCGCCTGAAGGATGTCGGAGAGGGAAACCACGCCCAGGAGATGCTGGGTCTCGTCTACTAGCACCAGCCGGTGTACCTGTGGGTCACATTGTTCAGTGACTAACCAGGCCCCCCCCCCCATCCCAAACAAGCAGGGGAAACAGTTTGACATAGCTGGGGGGACAAGAGGGTGTCTCCTGGGAACCAGCTGGCAAAGTCTCTGAGCACTCAGTTGACTGGCCCTTGGCAAGAGAACCTCATAGACAGGACCAGGTGCATACCAAGGTGAATGCCAAGAATTGGTCTCGAAATAGGAGGACAGGCCAGGTGTCCACTGTCCAGGGATGGCTGGAGCCCACATGGAAGAACTGGGCCATCTCTATGGGGGCATTCCTGGAGAGGCACAGGGTACCTGTTCTCGAGCAATCCTGTCAATGACTTCTCCCAGGCTCTCGTGGGGCTGGCAGGAAAGGACCCCCTCCAGACACAGTGTCCTCTGTCGCAGGGCTTCTCCCACACTCATGTCTAGGTGGTTGTAGGTTTTCTGGGCAGCCAAATGCTGgggcagggagagaaagagagttcCAAGTCACCGCTTTGCTTAGACTCCCACCTCACCTGACAGCACCCCTTACACACTCGTGAAGTGTGTCCACAGATACTCCCCCATCCATCCTCCTACCACAGCCTCCCTACGGCACCCCAAGCCCCACAGACACTTACAATCACATCAAAGCGGGAGTAGAGGCCCACGACCTGACCTacaaggggagagaggagaaagacagGGAAGAGGGCCGCATCAGGACCAGTGCAGTGCGGAGGGCCTGGGCCAGGTCTTGGAGTGGACTCCTCCATATCCTCCCATGTTGCAGCTTTATAATGAGGCATCAGGCTGCTCCCTCTGAGCCATGAGTCAGCCTGGCATCACAGAGAGTGAGACCACCTGATCTCCTGCCCCCTGAAGAGATGCAATACGAGAACAGTGCATCACCTACGAAGTGAGTAGTCTAGTCCCCAACGTGTAGGGCCAACTCATCAGGGTTCCAGGAAACTAAAGCAGAGAATAAGGTGAAATCCACCTCTAGGAAGCAAATGGGCAAATCTGGAGAGGAATATTCTCTGGATACCCCATTCAGGCTCTTCAACTCACCTGTGTCAAACAGTCAGGGGAAAGGGAACAGTTCTAGATGTAAAGAGACTTAAGGGACAAAAGACAGAAATGCAAAATCTGGACCTTTAGTTGGATACTGGTTTGAACAAAtcaattgtaaaagaaaaaaaaatcttgggagaAATTGCAAAATGAGAATAAGTATTGAACATTAGATATAACATTAGTAAATCATTCCTGGTTCTGTTAGGGTAGAAAATTATACTCAGAGACATAATATTGTCTGtaatttaaaatgctttagaaaaaaagatgaactgATTATGGCAATACATTAACAATAGTTAATCCAGGCAACATATATATGGGTTCAttatacaattttttcttttcttttttaaacctttcttttttgagagagagagagaatttttgtttaatatttattttttaatttatcggcagacacaacatctttgtatgtggtgctgaggatggaacccaggccactcacatgccaggtgagcgctctaccgcttgagccacatccccagcccttctttttttaataattattttttagttgtagttggacacaatacctttattttatctatctatttctatgtggtgctgaggatcgaacccagggcctcgcatgcactaggcgagcactctactgctgagccacagccccaggccctaattacacaatttttaaaaatttatttgaaatttttccaagtcaaaaataaattaaaaggaaaggtagcagaatgcaacagtcactaatatgccattatgtaaaaatgcgagtatgtaacagatgtgattctgcaatcagtatttggggtaaaaatgggagttcaaaacccaattgagtcaaatgtatgaaagatgatatatcatgagctctgtaatgttttgaacaatcaataaaaaaaaataaaaaataaataaattaaaaagtagttCTTGACAGGCAcgatggcatacacctgtaatcccagcaactgaggaagctgtggcaggaggataacaagttcaaggccagccttggtaacttagagagaccttgtctcaaaacataataaaaatggatggctggggatgcagctcagtagtggagcacctctggttcaaaccccagtactgaaggggaaaccaaaccaaaccaaacacttCTGGATATCTAGCTTTAttatggtgaatttttttttgggggggggtgctggggaatgaatccAGGAATACtataccactgaacaacatcccccgccctttttattttgagacaggatctcattaaattgcccaggtcAGCTgggaactcacgatcctcctgcctcagcctcctgagtcactgggattacaggtctgcaccaccacacccaaccaaAGAAGAATACTTGTTGTCCCTCTGGTCCTTTCTAAAACAGGAAATTGACTCTGGCTGGGGGCCCAAGATCTCATGGCCCATTTTAAGATgaatgagaccaaaaaaaaaaaaaaaaaaaaccaaaaaactggtCCTGCTGTTTCACCTCACTGTGCTGATTTTATTGCAACTAATCTTGTAAATCCTGTGAAGTCAGATGTATGGATATTGTTAAGATTGCCATTTCACAGATAGGAAACTGAAGCAAAGAAAAGTTAAGTGACTGGTCCAAGGCTCAAAGCAGGTGACTTCTACTCCACTCCACCCTGGGCACCCAAGTTGGTGCCACATGGACTCCTGCCACCCTACACCCCACCTCATGTTGTCCCCCCACCCTGCTCTTGCTCTAGTGCAGGTACCAGATTCATTGATCACAGGCAGGGCAGACACACGCCGGTCCACGAAGATGTCCAGTGCCGTAAGGACGGGCGCTGTTTCCAGTACCACAGCCAAATCTCGGAATGTACCAATGCCCAAATCTTGGATAGTGCGGTAGAGGAAGGAGGGCCGGGGCAGCAGGGCACCCTGGTGGGGTGGAGACAGGGTGATGATCAGTGGTCAAGCAGCCCAAGGGGGCTCTGGGTTCCTCCATCTCCCACGTCCAGGCTTGAAGACTTAGCCCCTTGAATCACCTTCCTGTGGctccccctgcctccccctggccctgggctCACAAAAATGTGCAGGAACTTGAGCAGCCGCTTGTGTGTGAGGATGTAGAGCACCGTGCCAGAGACAGGATCCAGGACTGGAAGGCGATGGATCCGGTTCTTAATGAGGACATAGACGGCTTCGAACAGGCTGCAGAGGTGAGACCAGAGAAGGGGAAGCAGCGTGGGAAGAGACACCTTCTACTCCAGTCCCCGCAGATAGGAAGGAGGATAGGGCACCAAATTGGTCTCATCTGCCTGCTTCCTAGGATGGGTCAGGGGAAGGGGACAGGGCAAGACAGGGGCTCAGGTAGTTGATGGGGAGGCTTACCTGTCATTGGGAGAGATGGAGACCAGAGGCTTGAAGCAGCCTTGGAGGTAGATCTCTGTAGAAAAAGCCAGAGTGAGGCTGAGGGAGTGGCCACTGCCTCGCCTGCAGCTGGACCCTTTTCTTCCCCCAGGCACCTACAGTACACAGTTTCCTCCCTATGGCTTGCACCCTGCAGGAAATCCTCTGAGCTggccctccctctgccccaggccctgggcccCACCCTTAACCCCACAGCCCCTCTCCCCACTCACCCCTCCAAGTCTCGATTTTATGTTCTTCAATCTCATAGATCTGGACCTAGAGGCATCGGCAGGATTCTGGTTTCAGATGTGGACTTGGCAGGCACCAGGCTCCCTAAAGACCCCCTTCCACCCCAATACTACTGGCACCCAGGGCTCCCGGCTGCTCCTTACCAGGGGGGACCTGTAGTATCTGTGAAGCACCAGGATGAAGTCTGTGATGGTGAGCATCCCTACGGGCAGGCGGGACACAGGGGGGACCATAAGCTTTCTGTCCTTGGGTGTGAGGAGGGTTAAAGGTGCCACTCTCCCAGCGCCCTTGCCATTCCTCACCCCCCCTCTCCTCACCCACAAAACTTTGCTTCTTGCTGTCCCATAGAGGTGCTGCCCGCACACCATTGGCCACCAGGGCAAAGAAGGCCTTCTTGATCTGAAGGATGGGACAGAACAGTGGAAGGGTGAGTCCCAAGAGGCCCTCATACTCCCCTCTTGCTGCCCCTCAGTGGCCACTCCCCTGTCCACCTGCTGTCCTCTTTGCTGTTCCCACCAGAGTCCTTCCTTGGGATCTTCTCCCAGGTTCTCCTCCACAGGAGCCTGCCTGTCTTTCCCATGTCATGGCACACACTAGACCAGATCCCACTTGGGCACATTTACAATTATAGACAAGGCTGCTTGTGGCGGGAGGTACAGGAAGACCCTCAGCAGTTACAGCAGGTTAGAAGCCCTAATTCAGAGTCTCCACTTGGAAATCATGCATGTACAGACACAAGCATAATTTTTTACTAATCTAAATAAGTACTAGAGATAgaattatttacataatatttacatAGTTTTTGTCTCTGAATAAACTATAAATTGACTCATATTAAACAATACACTCTGTACATGCTGGTTGTATTTTTCtaatacacattaaaataaatacaaagctaCTGAAATGAAAGTATTTGTTTATGAACTACTAGAACCAAATTGTGTACTGTAGGTGACATACAAACCATGCTTTAAGCATTTTACATATACTACCTGCTCATTTATACCAGTAATAAGAACAGAACcacagccaggcgtggtggtgcacgcctgtaatcccagtggctcgggaggttgaggcagaagaatcatgagttaaaaaccagccttagcaaaagtgctaaggtgctaagcaactcagtgagaccctgtctctaaataaaatacaaaatagggctggggatgtggctcagtggttgagtgcccctgagttcaatccccagtaccaaaaaacaaaacaaaacaaaacagaaccacAGACATTTGGTAGCTTAATCTAATGAAAGACCAGGTACCAGAGatcttctaattttttctgttaCCAAGAGTCTCCTGCTCTTCTTTCCTAAGCAACTCTGCAATGTCTTAGACATACTTCAAAGTTTGTTTTCACTTTGTACTGGGTTGTCCTGATACTCTGAAACACAGGGGGCAAAGCAGGCTTTCTGATCTCCATTTTCAAGATAATGGAGGTAAATTGATCAACGCAAAGTTTTGTAGATAGTGAAATTGCAGAGATGGGATGATGGGATGCTCCCAAAGAACAgaatccctccctctccccactggGCTCCGTGGTGCTAAGG
This window of the Ictidomys tridecemlineatus isolate mIctTri1 chromosome 7, mIctTri1.hap1, whole genome shotgun sequence genome carries:
- the Prkag3 gene encoding 5'-AMP-activated protein kinase subunit gamma-3 is translated as MSFLEQGDSSSWPSPATTTSSEIIHGKRGGKASRWTRQEAVEEGEPLDLEEGPPSRPAAESTGLEATFPEATPLAKAAPLARVGTKPTGWELFPQHSAASAASSSTDDLEVAIEFPAPEAWGFELEGPGEERPAPCPSPQAPLLSLGWEDELQKPGAQVYMHFMQEHTCYDAMATSSKLVIFDTTLEIKKAFFALVANGVRAAPLWDSKKQSFVGMLTITDFILVLHRYYRSPLVQIYEIEEHKIETWREIYLQGCFKPLVSISPNDSLFEAVYVLIKNRIHRLPVLDPVSGTVLYILTHKRLLKFLHIFGALLPRPSFLYRTIQDLGIGTFRDLAVVLETAPVLTALDIFVDRRVSALPVINESGQVVGLYSRFDVIHLAAQKTYNHLDMSVGEALRQRTLCLEGVLSCQPHESLGEVIDRIAREQVHRLVLVDETQHLLGVVSLSDILQALVLSPAGIDALGA